The following proteins are encoded in a genomic region of Hippoglossus hippoglossus isolate fHipHip1 chromosome 3, fHipHip1.pri, whole genome shotgun sequence:
- the lmo1 gene encoding rhombotin-1, with amino-acid sequence MVLDKEEGVPMLSVQPKGKQKGCAGCNRKIKDRYLLKALDKYWHEDCLKCACCDCRLGEVGSTLYTKANLILCRRDYLRLFGTTGNCAACSKLIPAFEMVMRARDNVYHLDCFACQLCNQRFCVGDKFFLKNNMILCQMDYEEGQLNGSFETQVQ; translated from the exons ATGGTGTTGGACAAGGAAGAGG GTGTGCCGATGCTCTCCGTCCAGCCCAAAGGGAAACAGAAGGGGTGTGCTGGCTGCAATCGCAAGATTAAAGACCGCTACCTGCTCAAGGCCCTGGACAAATACTGGCACGAGGACTGTCTCAAATGTGCCTGCTGTGACTGCCGCCTGGGGGAGGTGGGCTCCACCCTCTATACGAAAGCCAACCTCATCCTCTGTCGCAGGGACTACCTGAG gCTCTTTGGTACAACGGGGAACTGTGCAGCCTGCAGTAAACTGATCCCAGCCTTTGAAATGGTGATGAGAGCCAGAGATAATGTTTACCATTTGGACTGTTTTGCCTGTCAGCTTTGTAACCAGAG GTTTTGCGTGGGGGACAAGTTTTTCCTAAAGAACAACATGATTTTGTGTCAAATGGACTATGAGGAGGGCCAGCTGAACGGCAGCTTCGAGACACAGGTCCAATAG